The proteins below are encoded in one region of Thermococcus sp. EP1:
- a CDS encoding DUF61 family protein, which translates to MPKDDEIIQKELSRLNVHLPKSRKKLSQLLKEEEPKVQLKDGQFHYFKREELEYILSLIEEHEREFLYIPIILEITTTWHGYFRVRGKVAVKIIEKILGNYDMLEEKTEIILPRYLLPKIRKKLPTTTTYAFIVE; encoded by the coding sequence ATGCCCAAAGATGATGAAATTATACAGAAAGAACTTTCCCGTTTGAATGTACATCTTCCAAAAAGTAGGAAAAAACTTTCCCAACTGCTTAAAGAGGAAGAACCAAAAGTGCAACTTAAAGATGGCCAGTTTCACTATTTTAAACGAGAGGAACTCGAGTACATCCTCTCATTAATCGAAGAACACGAAAGAGAGTTCTTATATATTCCAATAATCCTCGAAATCACCACCACCTGGCACGGATATTTTAGAGTAAGGGGTAAAGTCGCTGTAAAGATCATTGAAAAAATTCTTGGGAACTACGATATGCTAGAGGAAAAAACTGAAATAATCCTTCCTCGTTACTTATTACCAAAAATACGAAAAAAACTTCCTACTACAACAACCTACGCATTTATTGTGGAGTGA
- a CDS encoding NAD+ synthase, whose product MRVLNHEEVINKLTSFIKDKVNETKAKGVVIGISGGVDSATVTYLAVNALGKERVLGLIMPYYKNKDLDDAILVCKTLGIKYKVISIKNIVDEIEKSLGFELDPVSRGNLMARTRMILLYAHANSRNYLVLGTSNKSEFLTGYFTKWGDGASDYAPLINLYKTEVWKIAKVLGVPERIINKKPSAGLWEGQSDEDELGITYRQLDEILYRLIDLKMEKEKITEELNIPHEKVEYVESLILKSEHKRRLPVGPEI is encoded by the coding sequence ATGAGAGTGCTAAACCATGAAGAAGTTATTAACAAACTGACATCATTCATAAAAGACAAAGTTAATGAAACTAAAGCAAAAGGAGTTGTTATAGGAATAAGCGGTGGAGTAGACAGTGCAACTGTAACATATCTTGCCGTTAATGCGCTAGGAAAGGAGCGAGTTTTAGGGCTCATAATGCCATATTATAAAAACAAAGACCTTGATGACGCCATTTTAGTTTGCAAAACCCTTGGAATAAAGTACAAAGTCATATCCATAAAAAACATTGTAGATGAAATTGAAAAGAGCTTGGGATTTGAGTTGGATCCTGTCTCCAGGGGAAACTTGATGGCAAGAACCAGAATGATTCTCCTTTATGCTCATGCAAACTCTAGAAATTACCTTGTTTTAGGAACGTCAAACAAAAGTGAGTTCTTGACCGGCTATTTCACTAAGTGGGGTGACGGAGCAAGCGATTACGCTCCGCTAATTAACTTATACAAGACAGAGGTTTGGAAAATTGCAAAAGTCTTAGGAGTTCCAGAAAGAATAATAAATAAAAAACCAAGTGCAGGGCTTTGGGAAGGACAGAGCGACGAAGACGAGCTGGGAATAACATATAGACAATTAGATGAGATTCTGTACAGACTGATCGACTTGAAGATGGAGAAAGAAAAAATCACAGAAGAACTAAATATCCCCCATGAAAAAGTGGAATATGTAGAATCATTAATCCTAAAAAGTGAACATAAACGCAGACTTCCAGTAGGGCCAGAAATTTAA
- a CDS encoding DMT family transporter, translated as MLQGRAKIIFSMLIWGSVGVFARYSGLDGLKLAFYRVLLGSILLILIHSLKNAGWIKGAFLNVRPKIGLVFLLGFVLALNWVFFFSAIMYTDIAKATLIYYLAPIIVVILSSVFLKENITKIRIVLVCLAFLGAFLIGSQTEMSLGNKDFVGIIFAFLGAIFYASVTILGRYLREIDSSNLTFFQLFFATLILFPVLVSVGDFHVSLNSFVVVIFIAIIHTVFALFIYMDGLKEVEANEAALLSYLDPLSAIVYAAILLGEIPTFRTVIGGSLILVASFLDMKMK; from the coding sequence ATGCTTCAGGGTAGGGCTAAAATAATATTCTCGATGTTGATATGGGGCAGTGTAGGGGTTTTTGCTCGATACTCTGGATTAGATGGTTTAAAATTGGCCTTTTATAGAGTTCTTTTAGGGAGTATACTCCTTATTTTGATACATTCATTGAAGAATGCTGGTTGGATTAAGGGAGCTTTTTTAAATGTGAGACCTAAGATTGGTTTGGTATTTCTATTGGGGTTTGTTTTGGCTTTAAATTGGGTATTTTTCTTCTCCGCAATTATGTATACTGACATAGCCAAGGCGACTCTTATCTATTATTTGGCGCCTATAATAGTAGTTATACTATCTTCAGTGTTTTTGAAAGAGAACATTACAAAAATAAGGATAGTTCTAGTATGTTTGGCTTTTTTAGGGGCTTTTTTAATAGGAAGCCAAACAGAGATGTCCCTTGGAAATAAGGACTTTGTTGGAATAATATTTGCTTTTTTGGGCGCAATTTTTTATGCGAGTGTAACTATTTTGGGTCGATATCTTAGGGAGATTGATAGTTCCAATCTAACATTTTTTCAGTTATTTTTTGCCACGTTGATTCTTTTTCCTGTTCTAGTGAGTGTAGGAGATTTCCATGTTTCTTTAAACTCTTTCGTAGTGGTTATTTTTATAGCAATTATTCATACCGTTTTTGCACTTTTTATCTACATGGACGGCCTTAAAGAAGTTGAAGCTAATGAAGCAGCACTCTTAAGTTATCTTGATCCACTAAGTGCAATAGTTTATGCAGCGATACTTCTAGGAGAAATACCAACATTTAGAACTGTTATTGGGGGTTCACTAATATTGGTGGCTTCGTTTTTAGATATGAAAATGAAGTGA
- the glnA gene encoding type I glutamate--ammonia ligase: MNDIKSVARGFSGKPRFLQLVFVDIDGIAKGMEVPIGRYEEVITEGISFDGSSIPGFQGIEDSDLTFKADPDTYVEVPWEGVAKVFGYIYKGNKPYYADPRRVLKSVTEELEKEGLTAYIGPEPEFYLFEKNGSWELKLPDGGGYFDLINLDKAREIKRTIAHYMPSFKLIPEVLHHEVGPGQHEIDFRFADALTTADNIIRFKYLVKAVAESYGLYATFMPKPLFGKPGNGMHLHISLWEGNRNIFIGEKGLSEEALYFIGGILEHAKALTAITNPTVNSYKRLVPGYEAPVYISWGYANRSALVRVPAYKGNGARIEYRCPDPSANPYFAFAAVLKAGMDGIKQQIEPFAHVEENVYELDEKKRALLGVDTLPSTLEAALEALRKDKVVKGALGEAYHNFIKYKTEEWKSYQEYLEKSGIPMNTIEITEWELERYFYV; encoded by the coding sequence ATGAACGATATCAAATCCGTTGCAAGAGGGTTTTCGGGTAAACCACGTTTTCTCCAACTTGTTTTTGTGGATATAGATGGTATTGCTAAAGGTATGGAGGTGCCAATAGGGAGATACGAGGAAGTTATAACTGAAGGGATTTCATTTGATGGTTCATCAATTCCAGGATTCCAAGGAATAGAAGATAGTGATCTCACTTTCAAAGCAGATCCGGATACTTATGTGGAAGTACCGTGGGAAGGCGTGGCGAAGGTATTTGGATACATATACAAGGGCAATAAACCATATTATGCAGACCCGAGAAGAGTTTTGAAATCAGTCACTGAGGAGTTAGAAAAGGAGGGATTAACGGCATATATAGGTCCAGAGCCCGAGTTCTATTTATTTGAAAAAAACGGCTCATGGGAGCTCAAACTTCCGGATGGGGGAGGTTATTTTGATTTAATTAATCTAGACAAGGCAAGGGAGATTAAAAGGACAATAGCTCACTACATGCCATCCTTTAAGTTAATCCCAGAGGTTTTACACCATGAAGTGGGCCCCGGACAGCATGAGATAGATTTTCGATTTGCCGATGCCTTAACAACTGCGGATAATATAATTCGATTTAAGTATCTGGTGAAGGCTGTTGCAGAGAGTTATGGCCTTTATGCCACATTCATGCCAAAACCCCTTTTTGGAAAGCCAGGTAATGGGATGCACCTCCACATAAGTCTTTGGGAAGGGAACAGGAATATTTTCATTGGAGAAAAAGGGTTAAGTGAAGAGGCCCTTTACTTTATAGGGGGGATCTTAGAACATGCAAAGGCTTTAACGGCAATCACAAATCCAACTGTTAACTCGTATAAAAGATTAGTTCCAGGATATGAGGCACCCGTTTACATATCTTGGGGTTATGCAAACAGGAGTGCTTTAGTAAGGGTACCCGCATATAAAGGAAATGGTGCAAGAATTGAATATAGGTGTCCTGATCCGAGTGCGAATCCATATTTTGCATTTGCTGCAGTCTTGAAAGCTGGTATGGATGGAATAAAACAACAGATTGAACCCTTTGCACATGTGGAGGAAAATGTTTATGAATTAGACGAGAAAAAACGAGCTTTATTAGGAGTGGATACTCTGCCTTCAACCTTAGAAGCCGCACTTGAAGCTCTTAGAAAAGACAAGGTTGTTAAAGGTGCACTTGGTGAAGCATATCACAACTTCATTAAGTATAAAACGGAAGAATGGAAGAGCTATCAGGAATATTTGGAGAAAAGTGGGATACCAATGAATACAATAGAAATCACTGAGTGGGAACTAGAGAGGTATTTTTATGTTTGA
- a CDS encoding EamA family transporter yields the protein MKRGYFLVFLAASMWGTLGIFAKLLYQFNLDPFTITFYRALIAFSLLLAYNYSNGFQIKRYRLPFYAFYGFFAVFLFYILYFYTVKISSVSFAVLLLYSAPIYSTILGYLLFKEKITTTKLLALLMAIFGILLVVNLDHWNGNKIATVLGLLSGLTYALYGILAKIAVKSERPEEALLYTIGFGALFLAPFSNFKVPYESIPYLFGLAFFPTFLGYILYNRALQEVEVSKASIISTIEPVVALILAYSIFHEVLTLKQIIGAIFIILGSLILHIEEKEKDQT from the coding sequence TTGAAACGAGGCTATTTTTTAGTTTTTTTAGCTGCAAGTATGTGGGGCACTCTTGGAATTTTTGCAAAGTTGCTTTACCAGTTTAATCTGGATCCATTTACTATAACCTTTTATAGAGCATTGATAGCATTTTCCCTCCTCCTAGCATACAACTACTCAAATGGTTTCCAAATAAAGAGGTACAGACTGCCATTCTACGCATTCTACGGTTTTTTTGCAGTGTTTCTGTTTTACATTCTATACTTTTATACAGTAAAGATTTCCTCTGTATCTTTCGCAGTCCTTCTTCTGTATTCCGCTCCCATTTATTCAACCATCTTAGGATATCTCCTATTTAAAGAGAAGATAACCACAACAAAACTTTTAGCGCTACTCATGGCGATATTTGGAATCCTCTTAGTTGTGAACCTTGATCATTGGAATGGTAACAAGATCGCTACAGTGTTAGGCCTGCTCTCTGGATTAACATATGCACTTTATGGTATTTTGGCTAAAATTGCTGTAAAAAGTGAAAGACCAGAAGAGGCTCTCCTTTACACGATCGGTTTTGGAGCATTATTTTTAGCCCCATTTTCTAATTTTAAAGTACCCTATGAATCTATCCCATACCTATTCGGGCTTGCATTCTTTCCCACATTCTTGGGATATATTCTTTACAATAGAGCCCTTCAGGAAGTCGAAGTTAGTAAAGCATCCATCATATCTACGATAGAACCAGTGGTGGCTTTAATTTTGGCCTACTCGATATTCCACGAAGTCTTAACATTAAAACAGATAATAGGAGCAATTTTCATAATTTTAGGATCACTCATTCTTCACATCGAAGAAAAGGAAAAAGATCAAACATAA